The Collimonas sp. PA-H2 genome contains a region encoding:
- a CDS encoding SDR family NAD(P)-dependent oxidoreductase, whose protein sequence is MNQLSDYFSLKNKVAVVTGVAQDISLQIASALRAAGANLAILDEQEQGGQTIARLLETQFGKARFWSLDVSDETAVKRMIATVETHFGRIDILINSAGVNADLLPGQGLSIAQWQRTIQLNVNGSILCSKHVVDAMERAGGGAIVNVLSLCGMSGSQQTSADFAAKAALRMAYINARSYAARNIRVNCIHPGLARPPVLEATTHEEGDLPHTFMDMEQNHQPEHIGSNSDVAAGVLYLVSETGRFITGNELVIDSGATNQ, encoded by the coding sequence ATGAATCAACTCTCGGATTACTTCTCACTCAAAAACAAGGTGGCCGTGGTTACAGGCGTGGCACAGGACATTTCACTACAAATCGCCAGCGCATTGAGGGCTGCCGGCGCGAACCTTGCGATTCTCGATGAACAAGAACAGGGAGGACAAACCATCGCCCGCCTACTGGAGACACAGTTCGGGAAAGCCAGGTTCTGGAGTTTAGATGTCAGCGACGAGACGGCGGTTAAACGTATGATCGCCACGGTTGAGACACACTTCGGCCGTATCGACATCCTGATCAACAGCGCCGGGGTCAACGCGGATCTACTGCCTGGTCAAGGATTATCCATTGCTCAATGGCAGCGCACCATACAGCTCAACGTCAACGGCAGCATTTTATGCAGCAAACATGTAGTCGATGCCATGGAGCGCGCTGGTGGCGGGGCGATCGTCAATGTGTTGTCGCTATGCGGCATGTCAGGCAGTCAGCAGACTTCGGCGGATTTTGCGGCAAAGGCGGCTTTGCGCATGGCTTACATCAATGCGCGAAGCTACGCTGCACGCAACATCCGCGTCAATTGCATCCATCCTGGTCTGGCTCGTCCGCCAGTTCTGGAAGCGACTACGCACGAGGAGGGTGATCTGCCCCATACCTTCATGGACATGGAGCAGAATCATCAGCCCGAACATATCGGGTCAAACAGCGATGTAGCCGCGGGTGTCCTGTACCTCGTATCGGAAACAGGACGCTTTATCACCGGCAACGAGCTGGTGATCGATTCAGGCGCCACTAATCAATAG
- the abiEi gene encoding type IV toxin-antitoxin system AbiEi family antitoxin, whose amino-acid sequence MKKIELIHKLSELDRRGVHVLARRDIEKLFPDEGEKAMEKSLQRMVADGLLQRVAKGLYLNPAATSKNRWIAEEIARALRPGCLSYVSLESILSEYGAISQIPINRMTVMTTGKSGVVDTPYGTIEFTHTKRRAAEIIKRTMQAKGRPLRIATKQAAIRDLLRVGRNANIIDRSELKDEPQGEEA is encoded by the coding sequence ATGAAGAAAATCGAATTGATCCACAAACTCTCGGAGCTCGATAGGCGCGGGGTGCATGTCCTGGCCCGACGCGACATCGAGAAGCTCTTCCCCGACGAGGGCGAGAAGGCGATGGAGAAGTCGTTGCAGCGGATGGTCGCCGACGGCCTCCTGCAGCGAGTGGCCAAGGGGCTCTATCTGAACCCGGCCGCGACGAGCAAGAACCGCTGGATCGCCGAAGAGATCGCCAGGGCGCTGCGCCCTGGATGCCTCTCCTATGTCAGCCTGGAGTCTATCCTGTCCGAGTATGGGGCCATCTCGCAGATTCCGATCAACCGGATGACGGTGATGACGACGGGGAAGAGCGGCGTGGTCGACACCCCCTACGGGACGATCGAGTTCACGCACACCAAGCGGCGCGCCGCAGAGATCATCAAGCGCACGATGCAGGCCAAGGGCCGGCCGCTCCGGATCGCCACTAAGCAGGCGGCGATCCGGGATCTCTTGCGCGTGGGCCGCAACGCCAACATAATCGATCGCAGCGAGCTCAAGGACGAGCCACAAGGAGAAGAGGCATGA
- a CDS encoding IS3 family transposase (programmed frameshift): MKTSRFTESQIINILKQAEAGTPVPELCREHGMSSASFYKWRSKYGGMDASMMTRMKELEDENRRLKKMYAEEKLKAEIISEAMPKKVVKPSHRREMAHAAVKAHGISVSSACATFAISQTCYRYKAKLSEDNEHVADWLIRLTANQRNWGFGLCFLYLRNVKGFGWNHKRVYRIYRELELNLRIKPKKRLTRAKPEPLSVPTSINDVWSMDFMHDQLSDGSSIRLFNVIDDFNREGLGIDVDFSLPAVRVVRSLDQIIEWRGKPTTIRCDNGHEYISSTLATWAEKRGIQISFIQLGQPQQNAYIERYNRTVRYDWLAHYLFESISEVQEFATKWLWTYNHERPNMALGGITPKQKLALAA, translated from the exons ATGAAGACATCACGCTTTACCGAAAGTCAGATCATCAACATCTTGAAGCAGGCCGAGGCCGGCACGCCAGTGCCGGAGCTTTGCCGTGAGCACGGGATGAGTTCGGCCTCGTTCTACAAGTGGCGTAGCAAATACGGCGGCATGGACGCGTCGATGATGACGCGGATGAAGGAGTTGGAAGACGAGAACCGTCGGCTCAAGAAGATGTACGCCGAAGAGAAGCTGAAGGCCGAGATCATTTCGGAGGCAATGC CAAAAAAAGTGGTGAAGCCATCTCACCGACGTGAGATGGCACACGCGGCAGTCAAAGCGCATGGCATCAGCGTAAGCAGCGCATGTGCGACTTTCGCGATCAGCCAGACCTGTTATCGCTACAAGGCAAAGCTATCGGAAGATAACGAGCATGTCGCGGACTGGTTAATCCGGCTGACCGCGAACCAGCGAAACTGGGGCTTTGGCCTTTGCTTCCTGTATCTGCGCAACGTCAAAGGATTCGGTTGGAACCACAAGCGCGTCTATCGGATATATCGAGAGCTGGAGTTGAATTTGCGAATCAAACCCAAAAAGCGGCTTACCAGAGCAAAGCCTGAACCGTTGTCAGTGCCTACGTCGATCAACGATGTCTGGTCCATGGATTTCATGCACGATCAGTTGTCAGACGGGAGTAGCATCCGCCTGTTCAACGTGATTGATGACTTTAATCGGGAAGGCTTAGGCATCGACGTCGATTTCTCCCTGCCGGCAGTTCGCGTCGTTCGGTCGCTTGACCAAATTATCGAATGGCGGGGAAAGCCGACGACGATTCGCTGTGACAACGGACACGAATACATCAGTTCGACACTGGCCACGTGGGCAGAAAAGCGCGGCATCCAGATCAGTTTTATTCAACTAGGACAGCCGCAACAAAATGCTTATATCGAGCGTTACAACAGAACAGTTCGCTATGATTGGCTCGCCCACTATCTGTTTGAATCAATCAGCGAGGTCCAGGAATTTGCCACAAAATGGCTCTGGACCTACAATCACGAACGCCCGAACATGGCGCTCGGCGGTATCACCCCGAAGCAGAAATTGGCCCTTGCGGCTTAG